TGCTGCACCGCCAGGAGCGCGCGGAGCTGCACGCGCCCACGCTGCTGGTCTGCCCCACCTCCGTGCTGGGTAACTGGCAGCGGGAGGTGCAGCGCTTTGCCCCCACCCTGGCCAGCTACCTCCACCACGGCCCTGATCGCCCCCAGGGCGAGGTTTTCGAGCGCCAGGCCCGGCAGGCCGATCTGGTGGTGACCAGCTACGCGCTGGCCCTGCGCGATGCCCCCACGCTACAGGCGGTGGACTGGCAGGGTGTCGTGCTGGATGAGGCCCAAACCATCAAAAACCCGCGCGCCAAGCAGTCCCAGGCCGTCCGCCAGCTGGCCGCCAGCTTCCGCATCGCGCTCACCGGGACCCCCATCGAGAACCGCTTGGCGGAGCTGTGGTCCATCCTGGACTTTCTCAATCCGGGGTATTTGGGCACGCAGCAGTTTTTCCAGCGCCGCTTTGCTGTTCCCATCGAGCGCTACGGCGACGGCGATTCGCTGCGGACGCTGCGATCGCTGGTGCGGCCGTTCATCCTGCGGCGGACCAAAACCGATGCCGATATCGTGCGCGACCTGCCGCGCAAGCAGGAAGCCAACGTCTACTGCGGCCTCAGCCGCGAGCAAGCCGATCGCTACCAGCAGCTGGTGGATGCGGCCCTCGCCGATTTGGAAGGCAGCGAGGGCATGCAGCGGCGGGGCAAGATCCTGACGCTGTTGATGCAGCTCAAGCAACTCTGCAACCACCCCGCTCTGTTGCTGAACGAACCCCAGCTCGATGGCCCCGAGCGCTCGGGCAAGCTGCTGCGCCTGAGCGAGATGCTAGAAGAAATTGCAGCCGAAGGCGATCACGCGCTCATCTTTACCCAGTTCGCCCAGTGGGGCAAGCTGCTCCAACCCTATCTGGAGCAGCGCCTGGGCGGGGAAGTGCCGTTTCTGTACGGCGCCACGCGCAAACAGCAGCGCGAAGAGATGGTGGATCGCTTCCAAAACGATCCCGCCGGGCCGCGCGCGTTCATCCTCTCCATCAAGGCCGGGGGCACGGGGCTCAACCTCACCCGTGCCAACCACGTCTTTCACATCGATCGCTGGTGGAACCCGGCCGTGGAAGACCAAGCCACCGATCGCACCTTCCGCATCGGCCAGACCCGCAACGTGCAGGTGCACAAATTCGTCTGCAGCGGCACCCTGGAGGAGCGCATCGACGCCGCGATCGCCAGCAAGCGGGAGCTGGCCGAGCAGACCGTCGATGCCGGCGAGGAGTGGCTCTCGGAGCTGGATACGGACAGCCTGCGCGATTTGGTTCTGCTGGACCGCCAAGCCGTTATGGACGCCGATGGCGGGGGCTGAGCCGCCCGCTGTGCTAGTTTCCAAGTGGCGATCCGCGATGGGGGGCGAGCCCTGCCATGGAAGGCTTGATTCCCGAATCCGTCAAAACGTGGGCCCAATTTTTCCACCCGGTGGTGATGCTGGGGCTGTTTGCCGCTACACTCTACGCGCTCTATCTGGGGCTGCAGGTGCGGCGCACGCGCACCACTGAGGACCCCAACCAACGCAAGGAACTTGCCAAGCAGCGCTTCAACGTCCGCCACCACCAAGTAGGGGGCGTGCTGCTGGCGCTGATCCCCATGGGCGCCATAGGCGGAATGGCGGTAACCTATCTTAACAACGGCAAGCTCTTTGTCATCCCGCACCTGTTTGCCGGGTTGGGGGTCGTAGCGTTGGTGGCCCTCTCGGCAGCGCTGGTGCCGTTCATGCAGCAGGGCCAGCTCTGGGCGCGCTACACCCACATCAGCCTCAACGGTCTGGTTGTTGCCCTGTTCGGCTGGCAGGCCGTTTCCGGCGCGCAGATCCTGCTCGAGATTGTCGCCAACCTCTAGCGCACCCGGCAGGAACCCGACTGGTACCGGCGACGTCCCGCAAGGGCGCAGCCCTGCGCTCGAGGCGATCCGGCCCCGCCCAGATCGCCTCGCAAAGCAGCCTGCAACCCGCTAGAGTAGAAAGCCCCACCCCGCAAAACAGGAGCCCCCCATGAAGGCATTCGTCGCTGGTGCCACCGGTGAGACTGGGCAGTGCATCGTTCAAGAACTGGTCCAGCGCGGCATTCCCATCCGCGCCTTGGTGCGCAACTTGGAGCACGGGCAGAAGCTGCTGCCGCTAGAGGCTGAGCTAGTGGTGGGTGACGTCCTGCAGCCCCAGCGGCTCGAGGAAGCCATGGGCGACAGCACGATCGCCTTCAGCGCTATCGGA
Above is a genomic segment from Cyanobacteria bacterium QS_8_64_29 containing:
- a CDS encoding DUF4079 domain-containing protein; translated protein: MEGLIPESVKTWAQFFHPVVMLGLFAATLYALYLGLQVRRTRTTEDPNQRKELAKQRFNVRHHQVGGVLLALIPMGAIGGMAVTYLNNGKLFVIPHLFAGLGVVALVALSAALVPFMQQGQLWARYTHISLNGLVVALFGWQAVSGAQILLEIVANL